The Desulfomicrobium orale DSM 12838 genome includes a window with the following:
- a CDS encoding aspartate carbamoyltransferase catalytic subunit: MNWKHKDLLEISQLNREEIEHVFQTAARFAEVNQRPVKKVPVLKGKSVVLFFAEDSTRTRTSFDMAGKRLSADTFALSKTGSSLQKGESLKDTGLTLQAMNPDAIVIRHWASGAARFLAERLRCSVINAGDGWHAHPTQALLDGFTLSRVWESFEGKTLCILGDIAHSRVARSDVELFTMLGAKVRLCAPRTLLPAGVAAWPVDVFSDPAAACAGADAVICLRLQLERQQAGLLPDLSEYAGTYGLASRHLRDAAPDVKIMHPGPINRGLEISSELADRAESLILDQVAAGVAVRMALLHLYLSGPRSQD, from the coding sequence ATGAACTGGAAGCATAAGGATCTGCTGGAGATTTCCCAGCTCAATCGGGAAGAGATTGAACATGTCTTCCAGACGGCGGCCCGGTTCGCGGAGGTCAATCAGCGGCCCGTGAAGAAAGTGCCCGTACTCAAAGGCAAGAGTGTGGTGCTCTTTTTTGCCGAAGACTCCACCCGGACCAGAACATCCTTCGACATGGCAGGGAAACGGCTGTCCGCCGACACATTCGCCCTGAGCAAGACCGGTAGTTCCCTGCAGAAGGGCGAGAGCCTGAAAGACACGGGACTTACCCTCCAGGCCATGAATCCGGATGCTATCGTCATTAGGCACTGGGCCAGCGGCGCCGCCCGTTTTCTGGCCGAACGCCTGCGCTGTTCCGTCATCAACGCGGGCGACGGGTGGCACGCGCACCCGACTCAGGCTCTGCTGGACGGCTTTACTCTGTCCCGGGTCTGGGAATCCTTCGAGGGCAAAACCCTGTGCATCTTGGGTGACATCGCCCACAGCCGCGTGGCCCGGTCCGATGTGGAGCTTTTCACCATGCTCGGGGCAAAGGTGCGGCTGTGCGCGCCCAGGACTCTTCTGCCCGCCGGAGTGGCCGCATGGCCCGTGGACGTGTTTTCCGATCCGGCCGCGGCCTGCGCCGGAGCTGACGCCGTGATCTGCCTGCGCCTGCAGCTGGAGCGGCAGCAGGCCGGGCTGCTGCCGGATTTGAGCGAGTACGCGGGCACCTACGGCCTGGCCTCCCGGCATCTGCGGGATGCCGCGCCGGACGTGAAAATCATGCACCCGGGCCCTATCAATCGGGGGCTGGAAATCAGTTCGGAACTGGCCGACCGGGCCGAGAGCCTCATTCTGGATCAGGTGGCCGCCGGAGTGGCCGTGCGCATGGCTCTGCTGCACCTGTATCTGTCCGGCCCCCGTTCGCAGGACTGA
- a CDS encoding dihydroorotase, which translates to MPQIELTVRNVFWQGRACDLLVSGGRVLELTEPGRETAPGAAMVDGGGLMLLPSLIDAHTHLREPGQEYKETIVTGLAAAAGGGFGQVMAMANTSPVNDSGAVTRFMLDRAHAAQPHGPWLRPVGALTVGLRGKELSPMAELAASGCVAVSNDGLPVENTEIFRRAMEYAADFGLTVIDHCEDPWLGRGGCMNEGEVSGRLGLKGVPTVSEAIQVARDILLASYLDLPIHLAHISCRESVELIARAKERGIAVTAETCPHYLLWDETLVEGYDPRARVNPPLRAKDDVLALRQAVRTGVIDILVTDHAPHADHEKDVTFADAPNGISGLDTALSLTFRLVRGGELDSADLARLWCWQTAEIFHLPGNRMRPGDPADFILFDPERSWMVTSESMLSKGRNTPCLNREIPGRVMDHYLGGISVFSRREAPDGP; encoded by the coding sequence ATGCCGCAGATTGAGCTGACTGTTCGCAATGTTTTCTGGCAGGGCCGTGCGTGCGACCTGCTGGTTTCCGGGGGCCGTGTTCTGGAGCTGACAGAACCCGGACGCGAGACCGCTCCGGGAGCCGCCATGGTGGACGGCGGCGGGCTCATGCTGCTGCCAAGCCTCATCGATGCCCACACGCATCTGCGCGAACCCGGCCAGGAGTATAAGGAGACCATCGTCACCGGGCTTGCCGCCGCCGCCGGAGGCGGTTTCGGTCAGGTCATGGCCATGGCCAACACCAGTCCGGTCAACGACTCGGGCGCGGTCACCAGATTCATGCTGGACAGGGCCCATGCCGCACAGCCCCACGGTCCCTGGTTGCGGCCGGTGGGCGCTCTGACCGTCGGACTCCGGGGCAAGGAACTGTCGCCGATGGCGGAACTGGCCGCCTCGGGATGCGTGGCCGTGTCCAATGACGGCCTGCCCGTGGAAAATACGGAAATTTTCCGCCGGGCCATGGAATATGCAGCGGATTTCGGTCTGACTGTCATCGACCACTGCGAAGATCCCTGGCTGGGCCGGGGCGGCTGCATGAACGAAGGTGAGGTTTCCGGACGGCTTGGGCTGAAGGGCGTGCCCACCGTGTCCGAGGCCATCCAGGTGGCCAGAGATATCCTGCTGGCCTCCTATCTGGATCTGCCTATCCATCTGGCGCATATCAGTTGTCGGGAGTCGGTGGAACTCATCGCCCGGGCCAAGGAGCGCGGCATTGCCGTCACTGCCGAGACCTGCCCCCACTATCTGCTCTGGGATGAAACCCTGGTGGAGGGGTATGATCCCCGTGCGCGGGTCAACCCGCCCCTGCGCGCGAAAGACGATGTACTGGCCCTGCGGCAGGCCGTACGCACGGGAGTGATTGATATCCTGGTCACGGACCATGCTCCTCACGCGGATCATGAAAAGGACGTGACCTTCGCCGATGCGCCGAACGGTATTTCCGGGCTGGATACGGCCCTGTCTCTGACTTTCAGGCTGGTGCGCGGCGGCGAACTGGACAGCGCCGATCTTGCCCGGCTGTGGTGCTGGCAAACGGCGGAGATTTTCCATCTGCCCGGGAATCGGATGCGGCCGGGAGACCCGGCGGACTTCATATTGTTCGATCCTGAGCGGTCCTGGATGGTCACATCGGAATCCATGCTCTCCAAAGGCAGGAACACGCCGTGTCTGAACCGGGAAATTCCGGGCCGGGTGATGGACCACTATCTGGGCGGGATCTCCGTGTTCTCCAGGCGGGAGGCCCCGGACGGACCATGA
- a CDS encoding sigma-54-dependent transcriptional regulator, whose protein sequence is MSNILIADDDLSLREVLEVALTKKGHTAWSAPDSTTALNILHKEHIDLILLDLRLKQENGIDLLIRIRETWADIPVLMVTAYADTKSAIAAMKYGAKDYISKPFDLDDLLYTVNRTLETARLQEENAWLRGQIQGSGTNIVGQSPEIQNVFALVRRIAPTNISVLITGESGTGKELFARSIHEQSERASRSFLAINCGGLPENLVESELFGFRRGAFTSADRSKKGLLEMAEGGTLFLDEVGELALSTQVKLLRYVQERRFMPLGGTEEIRSDVRIITATNRNMEQCVVDGVFREDLYYRLSGVKVHLPPLRERGEDILTLADHFLEKACRSQKRQVRGFTQAARQKLLTYRYPGNIRELENIVERAVALEPGEVITEDSLVIYGATTQSEQNIGIQLVLAGQMSLDEYLGEVESRILHEALRRSGGHKGKAAEMVGLNFRQFRYRLTKTGEKDEEDGSGPDAE, encoded by the coding sequence ATGTCTAATATACTCATTGCCGACGACGACCTGAGCCTGCGCGAAGTGCTGGAGGTCGCCCTGACGAAGAAAGGGCACACTGCCTGGAGCGCGCCGGACTCCACCACGGCACTGAATATCCTGCACAAGGAGCATATCGATCTGATCCTGCTGGATCTGCGGTTGAAGCAGGAAAACGGCATCGACCTGCTCATCCGCATCCGCGAAACCTGGGCGGACATTCCGGTGCTCATGGTCACGGCCTATGCCGACACCAAAAGCGCCATCGCGGCCATGAAATACGGGGCCAAGGATTACATCAGCAAGCCTTTCGATCTGGACGACCTGCTCTACACCGTAAACAGAACGCTGGAGACGGCCCGGTTGCAGGAGGAAAACGCCTGGCTGCGCGGGCAGATTCAGGGAAGCGGCACGAATATCGTGGGGCAAAGCCCGGAGATACAGAATGTATTTGCTTTGGTCCGCCGGATCGCGCCCACCAACATCAGCGTTTTGATCACCGGAGAATCGGGTACGGGAAAGGAGCTCTTCGCCCGCAGCATCCACGAACAGAGCGAACGGGCCTCCCGGTCCTTTCTGGCCATCAACTGCGGCGGCCTGCCGGAAAATCTGGTGGAAAGCGAACTGTTCGGCTTTCGCCGTGGCGCCTTCACCAGCGCGGACCGCTCCAAGAAAGGGCTGCTGGAAATGGCCGAGGGCGGCACTCTTTTTCTGGACGAAGTGGGCGAACTGGCCCTGTCCACCCAGGTGAAGCTTCTGCGTTACGTGCAGGAACGCCGCTTCATGCCGCTTGGCGGCACCGAGGAGATACGCTCGGATGTGCGCATTATCACGGCCACCAACCGGAACATGGAGCAGTGCGTGGTCGACGGGGTCTTCCGGGAAGACCTCTACTACCGTCTGAGCGGCGTGAAAGTGCATCTGCCTCCGCTGCGCGAACGCGGAGAAGACATTCTGACCCTGGCCGATCATTTTCTGGAAAAAGCCTGCCGTTCCCAGAAGCGGCAGGTCCGGGGCTTTACGCAGGCCGCCCGCCAGAAGCTGCTGACTTACCGTTATCCGGGCAATATCCGTGAGCTGGAAAATATCGTGGAGCGCGCCGTGGCTCTGGAGCCCGGCGAAGTAATCACCGAGGATTCTCTGGTCATCTACGGGGCGACGACTCAGAGCGAGCAGAACATTGGCATACAGCTGGTCCTGGCCGGACAGATGTCTCTGGACGAATATCTGGGCGAAGTGGAGAGCAGGATCCTTCACGAGGCTCTGCGCCGGAGCGGCGGACACAAGGGCAAGGCTGCGGAAATGGTCGGCCTCAACTTCCGCCAATTTCGCTACCGCTTGACCAAGACGGGAGAAAAGGATGAAGAAGATGGGTCCGGGCCGGATGCCGAATGA
- a CDS encoding HD domain-containing protein, with protein MSQPIKDAVSICKTIMRNGYDAYVINTALQRRILGQAEKGMVEICTDIDFASLNSLFPEAVSGEDGLVGRLPQNGSLFLFHPADVTDASYPELCVARLTANMLKYLEAEGVPAHLTSPHIPHPPDVYDGFENISGGQIRFQGIPDETLRLDYLRAIRALRFSANYHLPIEENSWMSIVRASRRVLDYVSVSDIMDEWRKVEAENMWRFAELLFDSMILHGLLPELAALSRVLQVFNEEEGPTSVWGHTLKVMRHYPEELPYDWYGTLACLFHDCGKLYAGEQGEHGMTFYQHHRIGAKVARKILKRLRLNTEEVDMICNLVRNHMHFHFMLTDKGIRRFKALDDYPRLIEMARADIKARNGAYKEFNHNMKMLERADISEELLEPLLNGKQIMDLTGIKPGPAVGLLRDTLLQAQISGDVNTVEEAERFVVTYKEKEQL; from the coding sequence ATGTCCCAGCCGATAAAGGACGCCGTGTCCATCTGCAAAACCATCATGCGCAACGGTTATGACGCCTATGTCATCAACACCGCGTTGCAGCGCCGCATTCTGGGCCAGGCTGAAAAGGGTATGGTGGAAATCTGCACGGACATCGATTTCGCCAGCCTGAACTCGCTGTTTCCGGAGGCCGTCTCCGGGGAGGACGGGCTTGTGGGCCGCCTGCCTCAGAACGGCTCCCTGTTTCTTTTCCACCCGGCCGACGTGACCGATGCGTCCTATCCCGAACTCTGCGTGGCCCGGCTGACGGCGAACATGCTCAAGTATCTGGAAGCGGAAGGGGTGCCCGCGCATCTGACCAGTCCGCACATCCCGCACCCCCCGGACGTTTATGACGGCTTTGAAAACATCTCCGGCGGGCAGATACGTTTTCAGGGTATCCCCGACGAAACCCTGCGGCTCGACTATCTGCGTGCCATCCGCGCCCTGCGCTTTTCCGCCAACTATCACCTGCCCATCGAGGAAAACTCCTGGATGTCCATCGTCCGGGCCTCGCGCCGGGTCTTGGACTATGTATCCGTCTCGGACATCATGGACGAGTGGCGCAAGGTCGAGGCCGAGAACATGTGGCGGTTCGCCGAACTCCTGTTCGACTCCATGATCCTGCACGGCCTGTTGCCGGAACTGGCGGCCCTGAGCCGGGTGCTCCAGGTCTTCAATGAAGAGGAAGGCCCCACCTCTGTCTGGGGGCACACCCTGAAAGTCATGCGTCATTACCCCGAGGAACTGCCCTACGACTGGTACGGCACCCTGGCCTGCCTGTTCCACGACTGCGGCAAGCTCTACGCGGGCGAACAGGGCGAACACGGCATGACCTTCTACCAGCATCATCGTATCGGCGCCAAGGTAGCGCGCAAGATCCTGAAGCGGCTGCGCCTCAATACCGAGGAAGTGGACATGATCTGCAATCTGGTACGCAACCACATGCACTTTCATTTCATGCTCACGGACAAGGGTATCCGCCGGTTCAAGGCATTGGATGACTACCCCCGGCTGATCGAAATGGCCCGGGCGGACATCAAGGCCAGAAACGGCGCCTACAAGGAATTCAATCACAATATGAAAATGCTGGAGCGGGCGGACATCAGCGAGGAGTTGCTGGAGCCCCTGCTGAACGGCAAGCAGATCATGGATCTCACAGGCATTAAACCGGGACCGGCCGTAGGCCTGCTCCGGGACACTCTGCTTCAGGCTCAGATTTCCGGGGATGTGAATACCGTGGAAGAGGCCGAGCGCTTCGTGGTCACCTACAAAGAAAAGGAACAACTGTAA